A region from the Acyrthosiphon pisum isolate AL4f chromosome A1, pea_aphid_22Mar2018_4r6ur, whole genome shotgun sequence genome encodes:
- the LOC115033555 gene encoding uncharacterized protein LOC115033555, whose translation MGRYKKYIKNVLEPWPSEPLKLWDNFKDDLCEDIKHRIRQQNQDLALPYSEDIYNEGLIQIENKLLQLNDKSLSHFGLPSSVRTENNATYTMAHHYNTNDLTSFVNENLIKPIITGPAAGQLAHIPRIPMIPTDLPNPFKRIQFLVKISFTLTINKPQGQTFELVGIDLRKECFTHGQLYVGLSRVGSADNQFILLPQNKTTSNIVYREALTQ comes from the exons ATGGGTCGGTataaaaagtacataaaaaaCGTGTTGGAACCTTGG CCATCGGAACCATTAAAATTATGGGACAATTTCAAAGACGATCTTTGTGAAGATATCAAACACAGAATCAGACAACAAAATCAAGACTTGGCCTTACCATATAGTGAGGACATTTATAACGAAGGTTTGATACAAATCGAAAATAAACTATTgcaattaaatgataaaagcCTAAGTCATTTTGGATTACCTTCCTCAGTTCGTACAGAAAACAATGCAACATATACAATGGCACATCACTATAATACAAATGATTTGACCTCTTTTGTCAATGAAAACCTGATTAAACCCATTATTACCGGCCCAGCAGCTGGTCAGCTAGCTCATATTCCGAGGATACCTATGATCCCAACTGATCTGCCAAACCCGTTTAAACGGATTCAATTTCTGGTGAAAATATCTTTCACGTTGACTATTAACAAGCCCCAAGGTCAAACCTTCGAATTAGTAGGGATCGACCTACGAAAGGAATGTTTTACTCATGGCCAACTGTATGTGGGCCTATCACGAGTTGGATCTGCtgataatcaatttattttgctgccacaaaataaaacaacatcaaATATCGTTTACAGAGAAGCTCTAACCCAATAA
- the LOC107882607 gene encoding uncharacterized protein LOC107882607: MAHHYNTNDLTSFVNENLIKPIITGPAAGQLAHIPRIPMIPTDLPNPFKRIQFLVKISFTLTINKPQGQTFELVGIDLRKECFTHGQLYVGLSRVGSADNQFILLPQNKTTSNIVYREALTQ, translated from the coding sequence ATGGCACATCACTATAATACAAATGATTTGACCTCTTTTGTCAATGAAAACCTGATTAAACCCATTATTACCGGCCCAGCAGCTGGTCAGCTAGCTCATATTCCGAGGATACCTATGATCCCAACTGATCTGCCAAACCCGTTTAAACGGATTCAATTTCTGGTGAAAATATCTTTCACGTTGACTATTAACAAGCCCCAAGGTCAAACCTTCGAATTAGTAGGGATCGACCTACGAAAGGAATGTTTTACTCATGGCCAACTGTATGTGGGCCTATCACGAGTTGGATCTGCtgataatcaatttattttgctgccacaaaataaaacaacatcaaATATCGTTTACAGAGAAGCTCTAACCCAATAA